CCAGGGGTGAAAGGCACGGTGACAGTGACCCcggcagccttggcggccttctcaatggcagcagcaccaccgAGAACGATGAGATCAGCCAGAGAAACCTTCTTGCCGCTAGACTGGAACTTAGTCTGGACTCCCTTGAGCTGTAGGTATAATTGTATTAGCAAACTGCTTGTTCATCATCGACAGAAATAGTATCTTCACTTACAGCCTTGATGACAGCAGCCAGACGAGTGGGGTTGTTGGCGGCGAAAGAGGCCTGGGGCTGGAGAGCAATGCGAGCTCCGTTGGCACCACCGCGCTTGTCAGAAATACGGAAGGTGGAAGCAGATCCCCAAGCAGTGGTGACAaggttggagatgttgaggcCGGGAGCAGCGAGAATCTGCGACTTCAGGGATGAGACATCAGAGGCGGCCAGAGTGGTGTAAGCGGGAGCGGGAAGAGGATCCTGCCAGATGAGAGGAGCCTTCTTAGGGATCTCAGGGCCAAGGTAGCGGGAGATGGGGCCCATATCACGGTGGAGAAGCTTGTCTATATCGAACTCAGTTAGGCCTCCTGTCATTTCCCCAGATATGTCACCAGGGAGATTAGTCACTTACACCAGGCAAGACCGAACTTCTCGGTGAAGTAGTCAAAGTCGTTGAGGAAGgtcttggagatgttgttgtaGACGGGGTCATCACGGAGACCAAGATCACTGGTAAGCATCGTAGGACGACGGAACTTGCCAGGGATGAAGGGGTCGGGGTAGGATGCGTTGGCATCGAGAGCCTCCCACTGAGGAGCACCATCGGGGGACTTGGTCAGGGtgaagttgttgttgagcagggagaagaggaactCTGTTAGAATCATTAGCGTGTGTCCTAGTTGTCGATCACCAGAAGGGATGCTGCAAAAAACTCACCGTTGGCCCACTTGGTGGGAGTACGAGACCAGATGACTTCCAGACCAGAGGTGTAGGCATCATCAGCGTTACCAGTGCCAAAGCTGTTCTTCCAGCCAAGACCCTGGAGCTCAATGCCAGCGGCGTTGGGCTCGGGGCCGATGTTGGATCCAGCAACGGCACCGTGGGTCTTGCCGAAGGCGTGACCACCAGCAATCAGAGCAAcggtctcttcatcatccatacCCATGCGGCCGAAGGTCTCACGGATATCAAGGGCAGAGGCCTTGGTGTCAGGGGTACCGTTGGGTCCGCGGGGGTCAACGTAGATGAGACCCATGCTGACGGCTCCAAGCGGGCTCTCGAGTTCATCCGCACGAGTAGTGAAGTCAGTGCTTCCATTGTAACGGACCACGTTGTTGAGAGCCTCAGGGAACATCTCCTGCTCGCCACCCCAGTAGATGCCCTCGTCGGACTGCCAGGTATCCACACGTCCAAAGCCGAAGCCATACGTGGGGAAGCCCATGTTCTCCATGGCAGTGTTACCGGCGAAGACAAACAGATCAGCCCAAGAGAGAGCAGCGCCATACTTTTGCTTGATGGGCCCTATACTTGGTTAGTACTATTGCTCAATTCGATCATTGCGTGCCGTTTCTGGCTTTAGCGTTGGGGATCAACTTACAAAGCAGGCGGCGAGCCTTGTCAAGGTTGGCATTGTCAGGCCAGCTGTTGAGGGGAGCAAAACGCTGCTGGCCCTGACCGGCACCTCCACGTCCATCAACGGCGCGGTAGGTACCAGCGTTGTGCCAAGCAAGACGGATGAAGAAGGGACCATAGTTGCCAAAGTCGGCGGGCCACCAGTCCTGAGAGGTGGTCTGGACGGCGGTGATGTCCTTCTTCAGTTGGTTGACTGTCCGTATATCAGCATGAGCACTAACGACCTAGTAAAGTTAAGCATTGAAAGGAGCAATAAACTCACCATCAATCTTGGAGAAGGCACTAGCATAGTCAAAGTCTGAGCCAAAGGGGTTGGACTTCTCAGAGAACTGGCGAAGAACAGCCAAGTTCAGTTCGCAAGGCCACCACTGCCTGCTTCGAGtgccaccaccagcaacagtGCTCTTGCGGGGGCAAGTTCCGAAGTCAGGTCCATCGGGGCTGAATCTCGTCTCCAAGATGGACTCGGGGTGTTGAAAGCCACTGCGGGCAACGTGAACGTTGCTGTTGCCGTTGATGTGAGGGCAGCCGGCGGCAGAGGCCAGCGGCAGAGCGCCGacaatggccaagatgtTCTTGAGAGGCATTGTCtagatggagagaagcagagcagcCAAGATTGTTGGTCTGGTGAGTGAGTTGTGTTTAGTCGTGCCGATCATGTccatatatattttttttctcttctccttgcttgCCCACTTTGTTCTGCTTGCCATGTCCTCGTCCGTCTCTGCCCTTCGCCGTTGTCCTCGCCGAGGTATCCATACAAACGCATGACAAGGGCATGATTGCTGGCCCATTGGACTCATGCGGGCTTAAGGCGTCCGTGCCTGGCATCATGCAGCTCGATGTGACACCATCACCCACGACCCTGGGCTGTAAGATTACACGCCAGGCCACCCTGCGTGGTGCTAGAAGATTGACAAACTCGTGCAGAGATCCCCCCTCGATCTCACCCGAATTCTCCTTCCTAAACCATACCTTTGGCACCGTCACAGCTACAAACTAACACGCCGTTTCCGTGGCTCTACGGAAAGCGGTTCTCCGTCACTCCGCCACCTCCGCTAAGTGCCGGAATCTGCCAGATTTTTCGGCCGTGGACGATGACTTTTCACAAAGACTAAGGGCGGAGATGTGTCCCTACCAGGCAAGTGGGCTCGGCTTTTCCTCCGCTACCCTGATTATCTGCTCTGCTTACCTTACCTTGCACCAAGACTATCTTGTCTACGGACTAGAGAGTTACACGGCTCCGTACATACTCGCACCTGTCCCATCTCGTTTTGGCTGTGCGAGGCCAAGCTGGCTGCCTtgccgcctcttttttctgaCCTACCCTGTCAACTGTTTCTGTCCCAAGCCAGGATCAGGTAACCCCTCGCCCTGCATGTTTGGCTCGATGTTACGGTGCCAGTCATCGCTCTTATATGCCAGCACGCGGAAAGTTTGCCCGCGCCGGCGGGTGAACCAAGCTGCCGCAGGCCCAATAAGAGCCCGCGGATTACATTCAATCACGCAGCACCGCAAATTTTCGTGGCATTGGGTTAGAGAGGGCCTCTTCTCAGCCGGCATTGAGACGCCTATTTTTAGCTTTTGGTGTTGCTTAACCGAAAAGCAAGTGCCTATCACATCCTAGTTGCGCCAGAATGGAACGTGCACGATTCCCATTCGAGTATCAAGACCCAGTGAGGTGCCGAGGACAAGGGGGCTGGAAGGTATAACTTGACTAGCGGTATAGAAAAGGAACAATGGAATTTTGTCGTGGTATCCGTTATGGTGTCATCTGTGCAAACCGTCTCCGAGTTATGCATCTTACATTCGCCTGTTCCGAGTCGAATATCTTGTGTGTTTGTACTTTGATAGAAACTCCAACTTTGACATCAATTGACTCGATTGATTCCATCTGATCATGTTTGCGGGCGTCGGAATTAAATATCAGCTCATAGTCGTGCAACCGGGCAACATGAATCGTGAAGAAAGCCGGCCGGCTAGCTCGCCCGACTAGCCGACGAAATCATGCCTTTTGTTTGTTAGTACATTCACGGGAGTTACCACTGAGCCAAGAACTGGAACTCTGTGCATCAATGAAAATGAATGCCGAACCCTCCGCAGAGCCATTGTGCCATGATCCGCACCCGTTATGTAAATAGACTCCACTGATTGGCCTTTGGGGGCTTGGGGGACGATAATTGCGGATGATGCTAATTGACTAATAGCATGATTTATCTCCGACATTTGCGGGTGCACTGAAGAGTTAGGGGGAAATGTACAAGGATCCAattgggaaaagaaaaagagaagaccCAGATATACTTGCTGTAGTCGTACCGCACACAAAGAGAGCCAAGAGTAAGGCCAAGACCACACAAAGTGACAGCGAAAACAACGCAGGTAAAGATGAAAAGTTTACGGAGACTTTACGCAGAAATCATCTATATAACACCGAGGTGACAACGAAGCACTATAGGGGCTGAATCCTATATGCAGCTCTGGCAGCTCTCGGCGGCGCTTAGATATGGTGATGTGATAGCATATGCGACACGTTATTGGCCACACGAGGTGAGATCTACCTGCGTGGGTGCAAATAAGGTTGTCGATTCGATTGCGCTGGTGCACTTCGCTTCGTATTGACTGTGACATACAACAGCCATACGAAATGATCCTTGATGATGCATACCATAAATTACACTCCACCACGCCTGACACCCAACGGCATGGCCAAGAACAAATACTGGCGGTTCCAAAGTAACCAAATTCTTCAAGGTTAAATTAATGTCATGTTAATGGCTCATATTTTAACTAACAAATTGTAGTAGACAATCCACTTCTGTCGCTGTATCTATAGAAGAGACGAGGATTAACCCATAGTTTCGTCTATACACAACTGCTTTCTCAATACTTGATAACAAATATGCAACCTcaattcatctcatcattgaTTCATTAATCTAGTATACaaaaatagtaaaagaaCAACGAAATTTGACCCCAGATATGCCAGTTCAACCCCAACACATATTCCTTGACCACGATAAAGAAAGCCAACATGACGATCTAAACGGAAAAGAAATGCAAATCAAGAAACACGAATAACCAGGAAAAAGTGAAGCCCATATACTTGAGAAGCCACTATAACTCCTCCTCGCACAGAACCTTGACCATCTCATCCAAATCACGGTGTTGAAGCGGCGGTCTGTTCCGCTCAAACCGGCCGCGATgcctcatcatccagccaGCATTAAAACCTGCCTTGATCTGGAGCCAGTGGAGGAAATGGAACACTGTGTTTTGTCTCAAGGCGTCCCAATCGCACTCTTCCATGCCTCGCACCTCGACGTATCGCTTGTTAAGGCCCTGGAATACCaatggctttggcttctcttgTTCGTCGGCAGTGTCGTCCTCGGAATGCATGAACGTGGCCCATGGCTTGTCTCTCCTCTGAATGTTACGGTCGATGATCCAAATTTGGCAACCAGGGGGCATCTTCCCCTCTGCCACTGCCCAGAGAGTCCGGATGAAACACCCCCGGGGGCTGTTCTCCAAGTATGGCACGACACTACCAGTTTCCCATGGGATCAACCAATTTGTATCGTATTCTATCGCCGTATTCGTGAGTTGTGTTACACTCAAACTCCCTGGGAGCCTATAAAAGGGTATTATGTACCATGTACATGGATCCCGAGCCCGGTCTAGCTGTATGCAAAAGAGATCTTGCGCTGGTGAGACCTTAAACTGACATTCTTCCATATCCCGTGTGAAATGGCAAGAAACAAATTGACTTCTTTTGATTGGTCCCGAATTTGTATTCATACGTTCGTCAAGTCGTTTATATCGTTTAGTTATGATGTCGCGAGATTCCCAGCACATTGTCCAGAGACCGACATCTTTGACATACGCCGATGGGTTACCCACAAGCCAATCTTGAGCGGAACTCGGGCTAGCTTGGGATTTGGG
Above is a genomic segment from Trichoderma breve strain T069 chromosome 6, whole genome shotgun sequence containing:
- a CDS encoding peroxidase domain-containing protein; this translates as MPLKNILAIVGALPLASAAGCPHINGNSNVHVARSGFQHPESILETRFSPDGPDFGTCPRKSTVAGGGTRSRQWWPCELNLAVLRQFSEKSNPFGSDFDYASAFSKIDVNQLKKDITAVQTTSQDWWPADFGNYGPFFIRLAWHNAGTYRAVDGRGGAGQGQQRFAPLNSWPDNANLDKARRLLWPIKQKYGAALSWADLFVFAGNTAMENMGFPTYGFGFGRVDTWQSDEGIYWGGEQEMFPEALNNVVRYNGSTDFTTRADELESPLGAVSMGLIYVDPRGPNGTPDTKASALDIRETFGRMGMDDEETVALIAGGHAFGKTHGAVAGSNIGPEPNAAGIELQGLGWKNSFGTGNADDAYTSGLEVIWSRTPTKWANEFLFSLLNNNFTLTKSPDGAPQWEALDANASYPDPFIPGKFRRPTMLTSDLGLRDDPVYNNISKTFLNDFDYFTEKFGLAWYKLLHRDMGPISRYLGPEIPKKAPLIWQDPLPAPAYTTLAASDVSSLKSQILAAPGLNISNLVTTAWGSASTFRISDKRGGANGARIALQPQASFAANNPTRLAAVIKALKGVQTKFQSSGKKVSLADLIVLGGAAAIEKAAKAAGVTVTVPFTPGRVDATQDQTDVSTFAFLQPQADGFRNFGHGTASSLTEELLVDKAALLTLSPPELTVLIGGFRALSANFDGSSTGILTSRPGTLTNDFFVNLLGSYATWSVVNGTNEELFQSTNSAGKVQWTASRADLIFGSHPELRAISEVYGSSDGQSKFVTDFIAAWSKVMDLDRYDVKGHSGPY